Genomic DNA from Molothrus aeneus isolate 106 chromosome Z, BPBGC_Maene_1.0, whole genome shotgun sequence:
CTGGGCAGCGTGTTTCAGCTAGAAAGATGCTGAAAGGGTAACAGGTGACCAGCATCTGTTCATGATACTAAGGGTGAAGGTTGAACAACTAAGAACACTGTAGCTGACCATTACTCTTTCACAAACACCACAGGACACTTGGCTGAACAAagaggctgccccagcagccttAAACATCTCATCAGACTGATGCTGCAAAACACACACCTCCACGTGCACCTAGAACTGAGTGGTCAATCAGAGGAGTACCTGCATCATCATGTTACTTCATATTCAGTACCTAATAGATAAAAGATTCAAGATACCTCACATACCTCAGAGTAATATGTTTGCAAACCACTTGATTTCCAGCTTGTAAACAAGCCTAATAAGTTTTAATATATAGGCAGTTTAGTTCAACGCGGTTACTTTGAGAGATATGCAGCCGAACGCAGCAACCTCTGATCAGCAAAACTCCCAACTATGTTTAGGCTTTTGGCACATAATAAAAATTGTCATTGATGTGTTTTTTGTATTTCTAGAGAGAATTTACCTAAGTAAACATAGGAATATTGAACACAAAGCCAGCAAGCCAGACACAAGGCAAATTTAGGCACTGGTTCTATATCTGTTGCATGCCACTGATACATAAAAGTTAAATTGtttcagaaaacacaaaaggGTCTTACCTTTCTGCACATGGATGATGTCTGGAAAGTTGGCCAAATGCCCCTGATACAACGCTAACAAATCCATCACAGGATCTAGGTCCTGCCGGGGCTGATCTGCAAAGAGGTCCCCGATGGCATCATAGGCTTCTGCAGTGAAGGCTATGGCTTGGTTGAGGCCAGCTGAAAAGGCCTGCTGGTCCAGCTCAAATGCCTGACTGAGGCACTTGAAGGAGTGCCCCACCTTCTGGTATTCCTTCTTGAAACCAGTGACTTGTTTGCGGGCAAACTCGTTGGCTGTGTGATTAAGTTGCAGGGCACTCTCATCCATTTTCTTGGTGAAGGCTTTGAAGCCATCCACCTGGCTTTCTACCTCCTGCAAGTCCAGGCTGGCCCCAGGGCCTGTGGGGACACTGATGGTCAGAAAAAAGTTGGCACCCACCATTTCATCCTTTTCAGCCTTGCGCTTGCCTTGTTTCCAGGCCTTCTCATCCgtgctgggacaggtgaggaagTGCTGGAAGGCATCACACTGAGCGAGCACAGGGTGGCTGCACATGTGGTCCATCCACCAGGCCAGGCCTTTGCGACGTTTGGAGATGAAGTCCTCCTCAAAGCGGCCAGTGGCCTGCTTCTCTGGCAAGTGTGGCACGGAGATGACAGGGAACTTCTCAGCCAGGCGCCCATAGAGCCAGTCAAAGTGCTTGTAGCGGCGGTGCACCTGCTGCCCGGTGTGGCTGGGCACCAGCTTGTAGGCGATGTAGCTCTTCATGCCCTTGAATTTGGTCTGTTTGGTGGGGTCCTCGATCGAGCACTGGAAGGGGTAGGGGTTCTCTTGCCACTCGGGGCCCCTGGGGCCCAGCACTACGCACAGCTTGTCCCCATCCTTCACGAAGCCCGACGCTTCGCCCAACACAAAGGCCTCTCCGCCGGACTTGACGAAGGTGGAGAAGCGATTGAGATTGCGGCTCACCGTGGCCGAGCTCTtggcggcgccgccgccgccgccggggggGTGCGGGTGTCCCGGTGGGTGCCCCGCGCCGCGGGGGCCCAGGGACGGCTCGGAGCGGGTGGACAGACGGTACCGGCCCggggcgccgccgcccgccgcctcGTAGTCGGGGTAGGAGCTGCCCAGGGCGCCCGGCTCGTCGGCCACCGTGGAGCTGTCGTCCCAGTCGTCGTCCCAGTCGTCATcgctgccctggctgggctggtaGGAGCCGCCGTAGGGCGGAAAGGGATAcccggcggggggcggcgggaaGGACTCGGGCGGGGGCTGCTGCGCCGCCGGCTTGAaggcggcggggggcggcagCGGCTCGAATCCGCCGACGGGGACGTTTGCGtagcgggcgggcggcggcggctcggcggcgggggcgcggaTCACCTGCACGTAAGAAGCCGGGAAGAGCCCGCGGTCCCCGCGGCTGTTGACGCCCTCCAGCCACCCCTCGATGTCCTGCTCGCTGCACAGACTCAGCACCTCGTGCTCCCGCAGAGAGATCTCACCCGGGTTCTCCGACCTGAAGTCGTACAGCGCCCGCGCCCTCAGCGCCATCGCCGCCCACCGGGGCGCTCCCTGCGCCGCCGCCCCTCACCGCGTCGCGCTGGCGGGTCTGCCGCAAAGAGTGCCGCCGCCCTCGGGCTCCTTCTCCCGTCGGCGGCCTGCCCGGTGCAGCTCCCGGTGCAGCTCCGGTGCCGCTCCCGGagccggcggcgggcgcggggccgggccgggccgtccCACGTCGCCAGTTGCGCTAATCCAGAGCCGAGCGGCAGGGCGGAGCAGCCGAGCGCGGAGCAGCCGAGCGCAGAGCGGCCGCCCCCATCGATGCCCCCCCCTCCGTACGCCCTCTGCCGGCCGCGGGCCCGGGGGGCCGCGTCCAGTGCCCGGAGTGTCCCGGCCGCGCCGGGCCTCCGCCGCTCCACCGCCGCTAGCGCCTCCCGATGCCCCGAGGGCGCGGCAGCGCTTCCCCGCGTCCGGCCGAGAAACCTCCTGAGCCCCCGGGTCTTCTCCCCGCGCTCCGGTGCTGCCGCCGCGGGAGCCGCGCCAGGCGGGTGCTGAGGGGCCGCGCCGGTGCTGCTGGCGCTCCTCCGGCTGCCTGCTGCGgccagagaaaaagaatgtcAGGGTGCGTTTTGCTCGTGGATAACGCGTATTTTAGCCTTCGCAGAAAATGTAGTAATGCCACTGATGTTGGTTTTCTGCGGAGCAGCCTCAGTCCGGTCGAGGTGCTTTTTTCCCTGCGTGGGAAATAACCCTGCGTGGTTATTTCCCCACCTGTTGCTCCTGTGTTGTCTAGTAATATGAACCCCGTCCCGTTAATCACCTTTTACCTCTATTTGGATCCCTAGGTAGAAGTTTCTCTCAAAATTTCTACCTGTTCACAAACAATTAGAAGGAAGTGTTTCAGAGGAGATGTGACAAGTTTCTGGTCCCCAGTTCTTCATGTTTCCCCATTAGCATCCAGGTATCTTGCTTATTTCTCTGCTATAGTTTAGAGAGTATGTAACTTCATAAATTTGTGTCAAATAATTTGTCTTCACCTGAGAGGAATTCACTGGAATGCTACAAGACCCACGGTTTCCTTTCACTGCTTGTTTTAGTGTTTGGTACCTGGGGTTTACTTTTTACacttctttttctccagaatTAGTTCACATATCATCACAGTACTTTCCTGTTACTGTTGCTCAGATTGTctactcattttttttttttaatatgtcaGCTCACCCCAGTCTAGCATGTTAGCCCCAAACTCCTTTAATGCTTAAATCTGGAAGTCTGTTTTAATTACTGAGTACAATGACCAAAGAAACATGTAATTCACCACACAACCAGCTCCTCAGTAGCCAGCCCTGTGGAACACATTTGTGTTGCAGCAAGTTTACAGAGAGCAATTCTGAGTATCTACAGCAGTGCTAAGGTGAGAAGCATCAGCTGTCTCCTGAGAGAGAGCTGGCAGCTGGTAGAAACACCCTGACCTGGCCCGGTCATCATCACTCACCACTGACCAGCAGGCCCTGAGGGGATCCTCAAACCCTGCATGAGGACCTGTTAGTGCTCTTAGAACCACCTCAGCTCTCTTTCCATTGGTCAGTATCTGCCCTTGCAGCTGATGCACCGTCAGTGTCTGCCTTTCACAGAGGTCTGGTTCTCTTCTGCTAAACAGAGAGATAGCCATGGCAGCTGGCCCACAGCCACCATGCTGCTTTCCACCTGCTGGCCAACTTACAGCAAAGACTAAAACCCCTACAGGAGATACATGTGGATCAGTTTGACCTTGGTTTTAGATTTCATCCCAAATTCTGACTACTGCAGATCAAGGTAAGTGATTGGGATTTTGTATTCCTTCCAAAGTTACTGCTAATATTGATCTGGGAAATCTTATGTATTCATGTGAATCCTCACAGGTTAAACTACAGAAGAATAGTCCTTGATCTGCCTTCTCTATATTACTTAGtgcattatatatatttaactgCACCTGATCCAACTCCTTTCCAAAACTTTTCATTCCTATTCATCTAAATTTCAATGTTCTTAATGATTAATGTTGTTTTCTCTGAATAGATAAGAAATCATTTTTTGTCACATGAAGTGAACAGTACTAGACATGATGCTGACCAGCTTGATTTGTTTTAGGCAGATATTTAAGATTTACTCTCATTGGACAATGTGGAGTGACAAACAGATGCCTTGCACAAGTGCAAAGCTGGTTCAGGAATGGGATTTTCTGGCTCCAAGTGGTCATGCTGACAGTGCCTGTCAGGCTGTGGCTGTCACAGCCAGCGCAGGACAAAGGGACAACTTTGAGCTGGGCTTCTCTCTTACTTCCTTGGGTCTGGTGGAGGTGGCAGCTGTCCTacttcctcctgctcccctcagtGCTTTTGGCCTGATTTATCTCTAGTAAGTATTGGCTTGATGTTTGCATCTCAAAGGAACAGAAGCAAAGGTGTCAAGTCCAACAGGGACAAAAACTGCTACGAGGAGAATTTGAAGGTGTAAGATCTATAAAGCTAATGAAAGTAGTATTTCTTAATTACTCAGGTGAAATTTTTAAAGTAGTTATTCTCTAGGATCTTTCAGTTTTATCTGAAgactttaataaaaaattaagttatGTGACATTGAGTCATGTTTTTTCCAGCACTAATGTTTTCAATAAGGCAAaaatatgaaaggaaaatgtgtgcTATGTTATTTTCCTAGTGATCAAAACTGCAAAAAGAATTTGGAACAATAAAAAGGTTGCAAATTACATTTTCCACCTGTGAGCCAATTCTGATTACCACAGTGCTGAGGCACTCTGTTGTGCATATTATAAATAACATCTTAAAACCatcaattattattttcaagaaaactgACCTGCAAAATTAGAAGCCATTctaacaaacattttaaaaatgtttgaaaaaaaaccaaccagctTTCAAAGTTCTCAAAAACCATCTGCAGTGCCAAGCAGAAGAGCTGGATTTACTGACCTTTTTTCTTGCTATTTGAGCTAGGAGAGACAACAGTTTCAAAGTAAGAATGGTACATAGTGACTTAGAGCATTTTAGCTGCACAAAGCAAGTATCTCAGTGCTTTGCTTGGTCAGGAATTTCTACCATCTTCATTGGGAATTGAATTTTCAGAGGCAAAGTGAATGTTATTATAAAGACTAATAACCTGTAATTCAGTGAAAATGTGTATTATTTACAGGTGTTTGTGTTCCAAGGGACCTGTTATTTGAGGGAGTAAAGCTGAAAGCCAGACTAAAACCAAATGGCTAGCAAAGACTGTATATGGGATATCTCATTGTATGTGAGTTAGTTGTCTCAAGACACCATTAATATGTGCTAAAAGAGATGTTTGAAATCAGCATGATTTTTTTGCTGATCAAGTGCAGAAAATTAGAGTAAAAAATTTGgaaacatttaaacatttttgaaaaaaatttatgGTTTTAATCTATCTTGAATTAAGAAAAAGTGAATGAAGAGAGGCTCTGAACTCAAATATAATGGAAGTTTATATTGCCCTGTGTAACTTCTCATTGAAGGTGTCAAATATTTCCATCTTTATTTTGTTACTATTCCTTTATGCTATTACTTTGCTGTTTTAGTACgaaaagcaaaatgaattttcatGAGAGAAGATGAAACTTTGGTGGCACTAAGCCTTTTCTTTATGATGGTACTCCTCTGTGGACCCTGGAAAAAATGTTTGTGTGGACATTGAGCAATGCTATAATAGGAAATACACTGAATAGTGCTTCATGCAAGGAAATGGCTACAAATAGGTTGGTTTTCATCAATATATTTCTAAGAGCAAGTTTGATTAAATGCTTACACAGtatatgtgatttttttggggattttgctATTTGTGGTAAATCTGTAGCTGGTGTTACTACCTCATCATAACTAGAGCCGAGTGTAATTTTTGGAAACCATACAGATTGATAATAAATTTCACTTAATAGGGGAATAAACTGTTTTGCTTCCATTTTTATGTAATCTCTGATAGGGATGTCACAGTTCGggtgcctggctgggctgccaCTAGAGGGCACAAAAtgattttaaacacaaaattgTTTAAGCATTTCACTTGCTAAACGTAAAAAGCTAAAGGCAAAGACTTTGACTAAAGACTTTGAACTATCAAATCAGTAAAGAAAGTGCTATAAATTTGACAAA
This window encodes:
- the SNX18 gene encoding sorting nexin-18 isoform X2 — protein: MALRARALYDFRSENPGEISLREHEVLSLCSEQDIEGWLEGVNSRGDRGLFPASYVQVIRAPAAEPPPPARYANVPVGGFEPLPPPAAFKPAAQQPPPESFPPPPAGYPFPPYGGSYQPSQGSDDDWDDDWDDSSTVADEPGALGSSYPDYEAAGGGAPGRYRLSTRSEPSLGPRGAGHPPGHPHPPGGGGGAAKSSATVSRNLNRFSTFVKSGGEAFVLGEASGFVKDGDKLCVVLGPRGPEWQENPYPFQCSIEDPTKQTKFKGMKSYIAYKLVPSHTGQQVHRRYKHFDWLYGRLAEKFPVISVPHLPEKQATGRFEEDFISKRRKGLAWWMDHMCSHPVLAQCDAFQHFLTCPSTDEKAWKQGKRKAEKDEMVGANFFLTISVPTGPGASLDLQEVESQVDGFKAFTKKMDESALQLNHTANEFARKQVTGFKKEYQKVGHSFKCLSQAFELDQQAFSAGLNQAIAFTAEAYDAIGDLFADQPRQDLDPVMDLLALYQGHLANFPDIIHVQKAKNT
- the SNX18 gene encoding sorting nexin-18 isoform X1, translated to MALRARALYDFRSENPGEISLREHEVLSLCSEQDIEGWLEGVNSRGDRGLFPASYVQVIRAPAAEPPPPARYANVPVGGFEPLPPPAAFKPAAQQPPPESFPPPPAGYPFPPYGGSYQPSQGSDDDWDDDWDDSSTVADEPGALGSSYPDYEAAGGGAPGRYRLSTRSEPSLGPRGAGHPPGHPHPPGGGGGAAKSSATVSRNLNRFSTFVKSGGEAFVLGEASGFVKDGDKLCVVLGPRGPEWQENPYPFQCSIEDPTKQTKFKGMKSYIAYKLVPSHTGQQVHRRYKHFDWLYGRLAEKFPVISVPHLPEKQATGRFEEDFISKRRKGLAWWMDHMCSHPVLAQCDAFQHFLTCPSTDEKAWKQGKRKAEKDEMVGANFFLTISVPTGPGASLDLQEVESQVDGFKAFTKKMDESALQLNHTANEFARKQVTGFKKEYQKVGHSFKCLSQAFELDQQAFSAGLNQAIAFTAEAYDAIGDLFADQPRQDLDPVMDLLALYQGHLANFPDIIHVQKGALTKVKESKRHVEEGKMELQKAEGIQERCNIISFATLAEINHFHKIRVRDFKSQMQHFLQQQILFFQKVTQKLEEALHKYDSV
- the SNX18 gene encoding sorting nexin-18 isoform X3: MALRARALYDFRSENPGEISLREHEVLSLCSEQDIEGWLEGVNSRGDRGLFPASYVQVIRAPAAEPPPPARYANVPVGGFEPLPPPAAFKPAAQQPPPESFPPPPAGYPFPPYGGSYQPSQGSDDDWDDDWDDSSTVADEPGALGSSYPDYEAAGGGAPGRYRLSTRSEPSLGPRGAGHPPGHPHPPGGGGGAAKSSATVSRNLNRFSTFVKSGGEAFVLGEASGFVKDGDKLCVVLGPRGPEWQENPYPFQCSIEDPTKQTKFKGMKSYIAYKLVPSHTGQQVHRRYKHFDWLYGRLAEKFPVISVPHLPEKQATGRFEEDFISKRRKGLAWWMDHMCSHPVLAQCDAFQHFLTCPSTDEKAWKQGKRKAEKDEMVGANFFLTISVPTGPGASLDLQEVESQVDGFKAFTKKMDESALQLNHTANEFGHLANFPDIIHVQKGALTKVKESKRHVEEGKMELQKAEGIQERCNIISFATLAEINHFHKIRVRDFKSQMQHFLQQQILFFQKVTQKLEEALHKYDSV